A DNA window from Argiope bruennichi chromosome X2, qqArgBrue1.1, whole genome shotgun sequence contains the following coding sequences:
- the LOC129960173 gene encoding phosphofurin acidic cluster sorting protein 1-like, with the protein MAEKSNKPSNVWGKPVPMKLFAAWEVDRTPPNCIPRLCTLNLTRLILLKPVVGDMNSVIIAVKMQSSKRILRSNEIMVLNNGLIDTELDLTFSLQYPHFLKRSGNNLQIMLQRRKRYKNRAILGFKTLAGGVINMAEVLQRPMDKELELHSNNKEKSEIIAKIFMYAISSQPVDHEEADRQKVLRGIERVAEVDNFSDEEEEYTSNEDGCDSEAVVEETAAAGNLSHRSHLRKSLNPKMFQSSGERPDPAERNIKQKIIALLKKFRIPEAEVSDSEQYQEELEQELISQNPQEFEDLIDELESMSDSGPDVDDISISSTPKPSLRPFFSSGTLTALDKTSMPMISDDSSRKTDDNHESGTDQENTDTSQTASPPKSLTMDDKKAFMQSSTEKEKKTRLFTREKNASKDKRSSSSKEGKEKLCEKSTSKDSECSPQKTVLEQLARIFPSDDSIPDHVIVVNAIDVVGNCLAVQLLDRDENVITILSNSDLRASFSCLMNKIQKFCNCNSRAPQTIKIGILGQDSFFSSVLRLYVEHFSSKPSEWQTYVKFCIVPLSTSSSVAKSLSSVDNTYLNMFMDSSWKDLIDHCSEASTTPEIHITVERILHYINNASFLWQMAIAEAMVTYKEKSSDDESSQIFIPFVTDVKIGMMEGITQTTSIDSEEMSANLTVPGNSPPCNVTEKGPRESTTPPSSPSISSAFLGTNSSITASVSTSGETMDLQLDYWILPQKGEANKKSETSKLSLKTTFRTLHISRISSSADSGTSSLTLTYVTKEKKQKIMRLGKKKEKEKELDNRYQQVEGIHRLICSCRTLQTPLKVTIDGVEWSGVKFFQLTSQWQTHIKYFPVALYSMPEHAC; encoded by the coding sequence AATAGCCGTTAAGATGCAAAGCTCTAAGAGAATACTGCGATCGAATGAGATAATGGTACTTAATAATGGCCTTATTGATACTGAGCTAGATTTGACATTCTCCTTACAGTATCCACATTTTCTTAAGCGTAGtggaaataatttacaaataatgctTCAAAGAAGGAAGCGCTATAAAAATCGAGCTATTCTTGGCTTCAAAACTTTAGCTGGAGGCGTAATTAACATGGCCGAAGTTCTCCAAAGACCTATGGACAAAGAATTGGAATTGCATTCTAACAATAAAGAGAAAAGTgaaattattgctaaaatttttatgtatgccATTTCTAGTCAACCTGTGGACCATGAAGAAGCTGATAGACAAAAAGTACTAAGAGGCATTGAAAGAGTTGCAGAAGTTGATAATTTTTCTGATGAAGAAGAAGAGTATACTTCCAATGAAGATGGATGTGACAGTGAAGCTGTTGTAGAGGAAACAGCAGCCGCTGGAAATTTAAGTCATCGATCCCATCTTCGAAAATCtttaaatccaaaaatgtttCAATCCTCTGGAGAACGTCCTGATCCggcagaaagaaatattaaacaaaaaattattgccTTACTTAAGAAATTCAGAATACCTGAAGCTGAGGTATCCGATTCAGAACAATATCAAGAAGAGCTTGAACAGGAGCTTATTTCTCAAAACCCCCAAGAATTTGAAGATCTTATTGATGAACTTGAAAGTATGAGTGATAGTGGTCCAGATGTTGATGATATCAGTATTTCTTCCACTCCAAAGCCTAGTTTAAGGCCCTTTTTCTCATCTGGAACCTTGACTGCTTTAGACAAAACAAGTATGCCAATGATAAGTGATGACAGTTCTCGAAAAACTGATGATAATCATGAATCTGGAACTGACCAAGAAAATACTGATACTAGTCAAACTGCAAGTCCACCTAAGTCATTAACAATGGATGATAAAAAGGCTTTCATGCAGTCCAGCactgaaaaggaaaagaaaactcGATTATTTACGAGAGAGAAAAATGCATCAAAAGACAAACGATCATCCAGCTCTAAAGAGGGTAAAGAGAAATTATGTGAAAAGTCCACTTCGAAAGATTCAGAATGCAGTCCTCAGAAAACAGTTCTAGAGCAACTAGCTAGAATTTTCCCTTCTGATGATTCCATACCAGATCATGTAATTGTTGTCAATGCTATAGATGTGGTTGGAAATTGTTTAGCTGTTCAACTGTTAGATAGGGATGAAAATGTAATAACAATTCTTTCTAATTCGGATTTAAGAGCTTCGTTTTCATGTCTAatgaacaaaatacaaaaattttgtaacTGCAATTCTCGTGCACCGCAAACTATTAAAATTGGTATTCTAGGGCAAGATagtttttttagttctgttttaCGCTTATACGTtgaacatttttcttcaaaaccaTCGGAATGGCAGacttatgtaaaattttgtattgttcCTTTATCTACCAGTAGTTCTGTTGCTAAATCTTTGAGTAGTGTTGATAACACATATTTGAATATGTTCATGGATAGCTCATGGAAAGATCTTATTGATCATTGTAGTGAAGCCTCGACGACACCCGAAATACATATTACTGTCGAACGAATCttacattatattaataatgcatCTTTTTTGTGGCAGATGGCAATAGCTGAAGCTATGGTGACATACAAGGAAAAGAGTTCTGATGATGAATcatctcaaatttttattccttttgttacCGATGTAAAAATTGGCATGATGGAAGGCATAACACAAACCACATCAATAGATTCTGAAGAAATGTCAGCAAATTTAACTGTCCCAGGCAACTCTCCTCCTTGTAATGTGACTGAAAAAGGACCTCGTGAAAGTACAACACCGCCCAGTTCACCGAGTATTTCTAGTGCTTTTCTTGGAACTAATTCTTCAATAACTGCTTCAGTATCAACTTCCGGAGAAACAATGGATCTTCAGCTAGACTATTGGATTCTACCACAAAAAGGAGAGGCTAATAAAAAGAGTGAAACTTCAAAATTAAGCTTGAAAACAACATTCAGAACTCTTCATATCTCAAGAATAAGTAGCTCTGCTGATTCAGGTACTTCATCCCTTACACTTACCTATGTCacgaaagaaaagaaacaaaagataatGCGTTtaggaaagaaaaaggaaaaagaaaaggaacTGGATAATCGTTATCAGCAAGTCGAAGGCATTCATAGACTTATATGTTCTTGCCGTACTTTGCAGACTCCGCTAAAAGTGACTATCGATGGAGTTGAGTGGAGTGGTGTGAAATTCTTTCAGCTTACTTCCCAATGGCAAACTCATATAAAGTATTTTCCTGTGGCATTATATTCCATGCCAGAGCATGCTTGTTAA